In Coriobacteriia bacterium, the following are encoded in one genomic region:
- a CDS encoding YccF domain-containing protein, which produces MSVIANILWIILGGLPLAIVWTIVGLLWCVTIVGIPVGVQCLKIARLALAPFGAEVQYGGGAPSLILNILWLIFGGLELALIGVISGAILCITIIGIPAGLQAFKFAQLALMPFGAKVA; this is translated from the coding sequence ATGAGCGTCATCGCGAACATCCTATGGATCATCCTCGGCGGCCTGCCGCTCGCCATCGTGTGGACGATCGTTGGCCTGTTGTGGTGCGTCACGATTGTGGGCATTCCCGTGGGCGTGCAGTGCCTCAAGATCGCGCGTTTGGCGCTTGCACCGTTCGGTGCGGAGGTGCAGTACGGGGGAGGTGCGCCGTCGCTCATCCTCAACATCTTGTGGTTGATCTTCGGCGGCCTTGAGCTGGCACTTATCGGTGTTATCTCGGGTGCCATCCTGTGCATCACGATCATCGGCATTCCTGCCGGCTTGCAAGCGTTCAAGTTCGCACAGCTTGCTCTGATGCCGTTTGGCGCCAAGGTTGCCTGA
- a CDS encoding GNAT family N-acetyltransferase, with protein sequence MGCEKILFDGVVQLRAFRESDAEAMYRNWANDPEVTRYLSWEPHRDVGESRELVTRWAAEGLAIDTPTWAIVLEGPIEGVPFYPDEPIGSIGIVAWDAAHEAPEIGYCIGRPWWHHGVMSRALALVVEDCFEHRDAQRVEAIHDVDNPRSGLVMQHCGMVRASEECELRNGRAYLRYGITRARWEAVRGGLG encoded by the coding sequence ATGGGCTGCGAGAAAATCCTATTCGATGGCGTGGTGCAGCTGCGTGCGTTTCGCGAGAGCGACGCTGAGGCGATGTATCGCAACTGGGCAAACGATCCCGAGGTTACGCGCTACCTATCGTGGGAGCCGCACCGCGACGTGGGGGAGTCGCGCGAGCTCGTGACCCGCTGGGCGGCGGAAGGACTCGCCATAGACACGCCTACGTGGGCTATCGTGCTGGAGGGGCCCATAGAGGGCGTGCCGTTCTATCCCGATGAGCCCATCGGCTCCATTGGTATCGTTGCCTGGGACGCGGCTCACGAGGCGCCTGAGATCGGCTACTGTATTGGACGACCGTGGTGGCACCACGGTGTCATGTCGCGGGCGCTGGCGCTCGTGGTGGAGGATTGCTTCGAGCATAGGGACGCCCAGCGTGTCGAGGCTATTCACGACGTGGATAACCCGCGGTCCGGCCTCGTTATGCAGCATTGCGGAATGGTGCGTGCATCCGAGGAGTGCGAGCTCCGCAACGGGCGTGCGTACTTGCGCTACGGCATTACGCGTGCCAGGTGGGAAGCGGTGCGCGGAGGGCTTGGGTAG
- the ettA gene encoding energy-dependent translational throttle protein EttA, protein MAEFIYQMYRARKAHGDKVILDDVTLSFYPGAKIGVVGPNGMGKSTLLKLMAGIEEVSNGEARLTPGYTVGILQQEPPLDEDKTVLENIEQAFGDVKAKIDRFNQIGEEMAAPDADFDALMAEMGKLQDEIDAANGWDLDSQLSQAMDALQCPDPDMPVNVLSGGERRRVALCKLLLQAPDLLLLDEPTNHLDAESVLWLEQFLHKYPGAVLAVTHDRYFLDNVAEWICEVDRGQLYPYKGNYSTYLETKAARLAAQGQREAKLAKRMQSELEWVRSSPKARQAKNKARLERYEQMEAEARAGKRVDVSDITIPVGPRLGAKVLEAHNLCKSFGDRVLIDNLSFSLPRNGIVGVIGPNGVGKTTLFKTIVGLEPLTSGELEIGETVKLSYVDQMRGGIDPDKNVWEVVSDGNDVIIVGESEIQSRGYVAAFGFKGPDQQKKAGVLSGGERNRLNLALTLRQGGNLLLLDEPTNDLDTETLESLEEALLAFPGCAVVTSHDRWFLDRVATHILAWEGTDEEPGRWHWFEGNFDDYQKDRIARLGEEAARPHRLHRKLTRD, encoded by the coding sequence GTGGCAGAGTTTATCTACCAGATGTATCGCGCCCGCAAGGCGCACGGTGACAAGGTCATCCTCGACGACGTCACTCTGAGTTTCTACCCGGGTGCCAAGATCGGCGTCGTTGGCCCCAACGGTATGGGCAAGTCGACGCTGCTCAAGCTCATGGCCGGCATCGAGGAGGTCTCGAACGGCGAGGCCCGCCTCACGCCGGGCTACACCGTCGGTATCCTGCAGCAGGAGCCGCCGCTCGACGAGGACAAGACGGTCCTCGAGAACATCGAGCAGGCGTTTGGCGACGTCAAGGCCAAGATCGACCGCTTCAACCAGATCGGCGAGGAGATGGCCGCCCCTGACGCGGACTTCGACGCCCTCATGGCCGAGATGGGCAAGCTCCAGGACGAGATTGACGCCGCGAACGGCTGGGATCTCGACTCGCAGCTCTCGCAGGCCATGGACGCGCTGCAGTGCCCCGACCCTGACATGCCGGTTAACGTGCTTTCCGGTGGCGAGCGTCGCCGCGTCGCCCTGTGCAAGCTGCTGCTCCAGGCTCCCGACCTGCTGTTGCTCGACGAGCCGACGAACCACCTCGACGCCGAGTCCGTGCTGTGGCTCGAGCAGTTCCTCCACAAGTACCCCGGCGCCGTGCTCGCCGTGACGCACGACCGCTACTTCCTCGACAACGTTGCCGAGTGGATCTGCGAGGTCGACCGCGGCCAGCTTTACCCTTACAAGGGCAACTACTCCACCTACCTCGAGACGAAGGCCGCCCGCCTCGCTGCCCAGGGCCAGCGCGAGGCCAAGCTCGCCAAGCGCATGCAATCCGAGCTTGAGTGGGTGCGCAGTTCTCCCAAGGCGCGCCAGGCCAAGAACAAGGCGCGTCTCGAGCGCTACGAGCAGATGGAGGCCGAGGCGCGCGCCGGCAAGCGCGTCGACGTGTCCGACATCACGATCCCCGTAGGCCCGCGCCTGGGTGCCAAGGTGCTCGAGGCGCACAACCTGTGCAAGAGCTTCGGCGACCGTGTGCTCATTGACAACCTGTCGTTCAGCCTCCCGCGCAACGGCATCGTCGGCGTCATCGGCCCCAACGGCGTGGGCAAGACGACGCTGTTCAAGACGATCGTGGGCCTGGAGCCGCTGACGTCGGGCGAGCTCGAGATCGGCGAGACGGTCAAGCTGTCCTACGTTGACCAGATGCGTGGCGGCATCGATCCCGACAAGAACGTGTGGGAGGTCGTGTCCGACGGCAACGACGTCATCATCGTGGGCGAGAGCGAGATCCAGAGCCGCGGCTACGTCGCAGCATTCGGCTTCAAGGGCCCCGACCAGCAGAAGAAGGCCGGTGTGCTTTCCGGTGGCGAGCGCAACCGACTCAACCTGGCGCTGACGCTGCGCCAGGGCGGCAACCTGCTGCTGCTCGACGAGCCGACGAACGACCTGGACACCGAGACGCTCGAGAGCCTCGAGGAGGCGCTGCTGGCGTTCCCGGGCTGCGCCGTGGTGACGTCGCACGACCGCTGGTTCCTCGACCGCGTGGCGACGCACATTCTGGCCTGGGAGGGCACCGACGAGGAGCCCGGTCGCTGGCACTGGTTCGAGGGCAACTTCGACGACTACCAGAAGGACCGCATCGCGCGCCTCGGCGAGGAGGCCGCCCGTCCGCATCGCCTGCATCGCAAGCTGACGCGCGACTAG